One region of Miscanthus floridulus cultivar M001 chromosome 19, ASM1932011v1, whole genome shotgun sequence genomic DNA includes:
- the LOC136529528 gene encoding V-type proton ATPase catalytic subunit A-like: MAFDERVTTFEDSEKESEYGYVRKVSGPVVVADGMGGAAMYELVRVGHDNLIGEIIRLEGDSATIQVYEETAGLMVNDPVLRTRKPLSVELGPGILGNIFDGIQRPLKTIAIKSGDVYIPRGVSVPALDKDQLWEFQPKKLGVGDAITGGDLYATVFENTLMQHHVALPPGSMGKISYIAPAGQYNLQDTVLELEFQGIKKQFTMLQTWPVRSPRPVSSKLAADTPLLTGQRVLDALFPSVLGGTCAIPGAFGCGKTVISQALSKYSNSEAVVYVGCGERGNEMAEVLMDFPQLTMTLPDGREESVMKRTTLVANTSNMPVAAREASIYTGITIAEYFRDMGYNVSMMADSTSRWAEALREISGRLAEMPADSGYPAYLASRLASFYERAGKVKCLGSPDRTGSVTIVGAVSPPGGDFSDPVTSATLSIVQVFWGLDKKLAQRKHFPSVNWLISYSKYSKALESFYEKFDPDFIDIRTKAREVLQREDDLNEIVQLVGKDALAESDKITLETAKLLREDYLAQNAFTPYDKFCPFYKSVWMMRNIIHFNTLANQAVERAASADGQKITYSVIKHRLGDLFYRLVSQKFEDPAEGEEALVGKFKKLYDDLTAGFRNLEDEAR; encoded by the exons GTCTCTGGACCTGTGGTTGTGGCTGATGGCATGGGTGGTGCTGCCATGTATGAACTTGTTCGTGTTGGCCATGACAACCTCATCGGGGAAATTATTCGTCTTGAGGGTGACTCAGCTACAATTCAAG TTTATGAGGAAACAGCTGGGCTGATGGTTAATGACCCAGTGTTGAGAACAAGAAAG CCTCTCTCGGTTGAATTGGGGCCTGGCATTCTTGGAAACATCTTTGATGGAATTCAG CGCCCTCTAAAAACAATTGCAATTAAATCTGGGGACGTGTACATACCACGTGGTGTATCAGTTCCTGCCCTTGACAAAGATCAGCTGTGGGAATTTCAGCCAAAGAAGCTAG GCGTAGGAGATGCCATCACAGGTGGAGATCTATATGCT ACTGTATTTGAGAATACACTGATGCAACACCATGTTGCCCTTCCTCCTGGTTCTATGGGGAAAATAAGCTACATTGCCCCTGCTGGTCAGTACAATTTGCAG GATACAGTACTGGAATTGGAATTTCAGGGCATCAAAAAGCAATTTACTATGCTCCAG ACATGGCCTGTGCGTTCACCAAGGCCTGTTTCGTCAAAGCTTGCTGCTGACACACCTCTCTTAACAGGACAG CGTGTGCTCGATGCATTGTTTCCCTCAGTGCTTGGAGGAACATGTGCTATTCCTGGAGCATTTGGGTGCGGAAAAACTGTCATTAGTCAAGCACTTTCAAAG TATTCCAATTCAGAAGCTGTGGTTTACGTGGGTTGTGGGGAAAGAGGGAATGAGATGGCTGAGGTCCTTATGGACTTCCCACAATTGACAATGACATTGCCTGATGGACGTGAAGAGTCTGTCATGAAAAGAACAACTCTTGTGGCTAACACCTCCAACATGCCTGTCGCTGCTCGTGAAGCATCCATTTATACAG GAATTACGATAGCTGAGTATTTCCGTGATATGGGATATAATGTCAGTATGATGGCTGATTCTACTTCCCGATGGGCTGAAGCATTGCGTGAAATTTCAGGACGTTTG GCTGAAATGCCTGCAGATAGTGGTTACCCTGCATATTTGGCTTCACGGTTGGCATCGTTTTATGAACGTGCTGGGAAGGTGAAATGCCTTGGCAGTCCAGATCGGACTGGCAGTGTCACAATTGTCGGTGCTGTCTCTCCTCCTGGTGGTGATTTCTCAGATCCTGTTACCTCTGCAACCCTTAGTATTGTACAG GTCTTCTGGGGATTGGATAAGAAGCTGGCTCAAAGAAAGCATTTCCCATCTGTGAATTGGCTCATTTCATATTCAAAATACTCCAAG GCTCTGGAATCCTTCTACGAAAAGTTTGATCCAGACTTCATTGATATTAGGACAAAAGCACGTGAAGTATTACAGAGAGAGGATGATCTAAATGAAATTGTCCAG CTTGTTGGCAAAGATGCACTGGCAGAAAGTGACAAGATTACTCTGGAGACTGCAAAGCTCCTTAGGGAAGATTACTTGGCGCAGAATGCATTCACACC ATATGACAAGTTTTGCCCGTTCTACAAATCTGTTTGGATGATGCGCAATATTATTCATTTCAACACATTAGCGAACCAG GCTGTGGAACGAGCTGCTAGTGCTGATGGACAAAAGATAACCTACAGTGTTATAAAGCATCGCCTCGGTGATCTTTTCTATCGCCTAGT TTCACAAAAGTTTGAGGATCCAGCTGAAGGTGAAGAGGCTCTAGTCGGAAAATTCAAGAAACTGTATGACGACCTTACGGCCGGATTCCGCAACCTAGAAGACGAAGCACGGTGA